Proteins encoded together in one Plasmodium vivax chromosome 6, whole genome shotgun sequence window:
- a CDS encoding hypothetical protein, conserved (encoded by transcript PVX_111255A) — MEAPEAEPEFQLISVNSRACEGILSSVKRRSRCVDVPVHGRAADEGKSQQTGQSQPAGQPQQTGQPLPTGQPLPTGQPQQTGPPQQLSKNKKAVSFEHKLHAKNSLGEEETPPPGGGAADWLKIPSLEKKKSDTLFFRKKKSCIYNESKYNRFMEAFKQQELKKIKRFHHVYKWKVALVILFILAISFALIGLFIYYESSHVIEVNIDYDSGDEVKTFSVQQEMKQPVYVYYKISNFYSNFKTFLSDESQALVNDCKCKYIRTFEDLYKFRCVNGVQTLPEMNNDLGSSVGGGRHAERFSSNEACDVDSIPPEKKERKIFPCGLVSASIFNDKIRLSLGKKIFTVDKFPVLNYYDFFSYIKKHKKYASDYRVWINSFSADYKNWFHPPMTSSFIKTYGVIFEDLQPGDNYQIEFTQNTWPAKHWKAQKSFQLVSLRAVGNSAYELAYSFFLLALIYLIVIIVMLILVKTGYCRLGKTFSYCKMSTVNNASEHTFFRKKSTLKKLAVTARGAAGAAADGVDAVGATRPSRDAPPVQPDDQRSKSSSYERVVRAVGCGPRACLCPLH; from the coding sequence ATGGAGGCCCCGGAGGCGGAGCCGGAGTTCCAGCTCATATCGGTTAACAGCCGCGCGTGCGAAGGCATTCTGAGCTCcgtgaagaggaggagccGCTGCGTGGATGTGCCGGTTCATGGGCGCGCGGCGGACGAGGGGAAGTCGCAGCAGACGGGGCAGTCGCAACCAGCGGGACAGCCGCAACAAACCGGACAGCCGCTCCCAACGGGACAGCCGCTCCCAACGGGACAGCCGCAACAAACTGGGCCCCCCCAACAACTgagcaaaaacaaaaaggcggTGTCCTTCGAGCACAAGCTGCACGCGAAGAACAGcctgggggaggaggaaaccccccccccggggggaggCGCAGCCGATTGGCTAAAAATCCCCTctctggaaaaaaaaaaaagtgacactctatttttcagaaaaaaaaaatcatgcaTATATAACGAGAGCAAATACAACAGATTTATGGAGGCCTTCAAACAACAGGagttaaaaaagataaagagATTTCACCATGTGTATAAGTGGAAGGTAGCTTTGGTGATTCTGTTCATCCTGGCCATCTCCTTCGCCCTGATAGGgcttttcatttattacGAATCCAGCCACGTAATAGAAGTGAATATTGATTACGACTCTGGGGATGAAGTGAAGACCTTTTCCGTCCAACAGGAGATGAAGCAGCCcgtgtatgtatattacaAAATAAGTAACTTTTACagcaattttaaaacattccTTTCGGATGAATCGCAAGCCCTGGTTAATGATTGCAAGTGCAAATACATAAGGACTTTTGaagatttatataaatttagaTGCGTTAATGGTGTGCAGACTCTTCCCGAAATGAACAACGATTTGGGTTCCTCTGTAGGGGGGGGTAGACATGCCGAAAGGTTCAGCAGTAATGAAGCATGTGATGTGGATTCGATCCCCccagaaaagaaggagaggaagatcTTCCCCTGTGGGTTAGTCTcagcttccatttttaatgacAAAATTAGACTCTCcttgggtaaaaaaatatttaccgTTGATAAATTCCctgttttaaattattacgattttttttcttatataaaaaagcaTAAGAAGTACGCCTCAGATTATAGGGTGTGGATAAACAGTTTTTCCGCGGACTATAAAAACTGGTTCCACCCCCCTATGACCTCTTCATTTATTAAAACGTATGGAGTGATTTTTGAAGATTTGCAGCCGGGGGATAATTACCAAATTGAGTTTACACAGAATACGTGGCCTGCAAAACATTGGAAGGCCCAGAAATCCTTTCAGTTGGTCTCCTTACGAGCTGTGGGCAATAGCGCATACGAGCTAGCctactccttcttcctcctcgctCTAATTTACCTCATCGTAATAATCGTTATGCTAATTTTGGTGAAGACGGGGTACTGCCGTCTGGGAAAAACGTTTTCCTATTGTAAAATGTCGACTGTTAATAATGCCAGTGAGCACACCTTCTTTCGGAAGAAGTCCACGCTGAAGAAGCTGGCAGTAACAGCTAGAGGAGCGGCAGGAGCGGCGGCAGACGGGGTAGACGCGGTGGGCGCGACGCGCCCGTCCAGGGACGCCCCCCCCGTGCAGCCCGACGACCA